The following coding sequences are from one Candidatus Thorarchaeota archaeon window:
- the fni gene encoding type 2 isopentenyl-diphosphate Delta-isomerase → MAEGETRKMKKSSGGPSEAELTRRRKLEHIEICLQEDVQCHRSTMFEHIDFIHNALPRIDKDSIDLTINFLGLRANAPIVIAGMTGGHPQTIEINRRLAEAAEELRIPIGVGSQRAAVEDSSLEDTFRVVRETAPSVPLIANIGATHVDAAEAAVDMIEADVLAIHLNPLQEACQPEGDCNSIGVLENIAAIMDVVDVPIIIKETGAGISAEVALALEEIGIDGVDVGGVGGTSWAAVEYYRALRDGDELKAQLGLDFWDWGIPTALSVIMVTNATDLDVIATGGIRSGLDVAKALALGANAAGVAHPLLKSAVEGTTKDVINDLKKLIEGLKTVMYLNGCRTVDDLFERSLILSPELISTLSSLGIDPGKYSRA, encoded by the coding sequence ATGGCAGAAGGAGAGACTCGCAAGATGAAAAAGTCATCGGGTGGTCCCAGCGAGGCAGAATTGACTCGTCGAAGAAAACTCGAACATATTGAAATCTGTCTCCAAGAAGACGTACAATGTCATCGTTCCACAATGTTCGAGCATATCGATTTTATCCATAATGCTCTGCCACGGATTGATAAAGACTCTATTGATCTGACCATCAATTTTCTTGGTCTCCGAGCGAATGCTCCAATTGTCATTGCGGGAATGACTGGTGGTCATCCTCAGACGATCGAGATTAATCGGCGGCTTGCTGAGGCTGCGGAGGAACTCCGGATCCCTATTGGGGTTGGAAGCCAGCGGGCTGCTGTCGAAGACTCTTCCTTGGAGGACACGTTTCGCGTGGTTCGAGAGACCGCTCCGTCTGTTCCTCTCATTGCCAATATTGGTGCTACTCATGTTGACGCCGCTGAGGCCGCAGTAGACATGATCGAGGCCGATGTTCTGGCGATTCACCTGAATCCACTTCAAGAGGCCTGCCAACCAGAGGGTGATTGTAACTCTATTGGCGTCCTTGAGAACATTGCTGCAATCATGGATGTCGTAGATGTTCCTATCATCATCAAGGAGACTGGTGCAGGTATCAGTGCCGAAGTCGCTCTCGCTCTTGAAGAGATCGGCATTGATGGGGTGGATGTTGGTGGTGTTGGCGGCACCAGTTGGGCGGCAGTCGAATATTATCGTGCTCTGCGAGATGGTGACGAGCTGAAGGCACAGCTTGGTCTTGACTTCTGGGACTGGGGCATTCCCACTGCTCTCTCTGTCATAATGGTCACTAATGCCACTGACTTGGATGTCATCGCAACAGGCGGCATTCGTAGTGGACTTGATGTTGCAAAGGCCCTCGCTCTTGGTGCAAACGCGGCCGGAGTCGCACATCCACTCCTCAAGTCCGCAGTAGAAGGGACGACAAAGGATGTGATTAACGACCTGAAAAAACTCATCGAGGGTCTCAAGACTGTTATGTATCTTAATGGGTGCCGAACCGTTGATGACTTGTTTGAGCGATCCCTCATCCTCTCGCCTGAACTCATATCAACACTGAGTTCGCTAGGAATCGATCCCGGTAAATATTCGAGGGCATGA
- a CDS encoding CoA-binding protein — protein MSGLNKMLNPNVTAVVGVSTSNPFSPGNVIFRKLCFENGLKTYPINPKGGTVEGQKVYKSIEEAPNDIDLAVISVPAKYVPGVLEQCGEKGIKSVIVVSGGFSETGTSGATLQEEIIEIANKHDMTMVGPNCIGVYVPDVVDTFFLPSERVARPRRGHVAIISQSGGWLVERLEEFAERDVGIAAAVSIGNQAQTKTADFVRFFGKDKNVRAILAYIEGFGKEEGRDFVDACDEIAPKKPIIVFKGGQSEAGHRATQSHTSSLAGNGAVATAAFKQYGVIEATDEDEVMAYSKVFSFQPKLMSGPNIGCLTVSGGHGVIATDEADFYGLKFPKFNEEDQEAMRSVMSPAYQAIASFRNPCDLTGSASDVDYEQVLDKMLQVEYIDAALLLLLPYAPGISLQIGARVANVAKQHEKTVVAYVPDLEKYEVIIRGFELNGIPVGDTIEEAVQMLNGIWKRSQYLMRKGLLKRR, from the coding sequence GTGAGCGGTCTCAATAAGATGCTTAACCCAAATGTGACGGCGGTCGTGGGTGTTTCCACATCAAACCCCTTCTCGCCGGGAAATGTGATCTTCCGAAAATTATGTTTTGAGAACGGTCTCAAGACCTATCCCATCAATCCCAAAGGTGGTACAGTTGAGGGCCAAAAGGTCTACAAGTCCATCGAGGAGGCCCCCAATGACATAGACCTTGCGGTCATCTCGGTCCCTGCAAAATATGTTCCGGGAGTTCTTGAACAGTGTGGCGAAAAAGGAATCAAATCAGTCATTGTTGTTTCTGGAGGTTTTAGTGAGACCGGTACAAGTGGAGCAACTCTTCAGGAAGAGATCATTGAGATTGCCAACAAGCATGATATGACAATGGTGGGCCCCAACTGTATCGGGGTCTATGTTCCGGATGTCGTGGACACCTTCTTTCTCCCATCTGAACGAGTTGCCCGTCCACGCAGAGGCCATGTGGCGATCATATCCCAGAGCGGAGGCTGGCTGGTAGAGCGACTAGAAGAGTTTGCTGAACGCGATGTGGGAATTGCGGCTGCAGTCTCTATTGGAAATCAGGCACAGACAAAGACCGCCGATTTTGTCAGGTTCTTTGGCAAAGATAAGAATGTGAGAGCGATCCTCGCATACATTGAAGGTTTTGGAAAAGAAGAGGGTCGTGACTTTGTTGATGCATGTGATGAGATTGCACCAAAGAAACCAATCATTGTCTTCAAGGGTGGCCAGTCCGAGGCGGGGCATCGTGCGACTCAGAGCCACACTTCATCCCTTGCTGGAAATGGTGCGGTCGCTACAGCGGCATTCAAACAATACGGAGTCATTGAGGCCACCGATGAAGATGAGGTCATGGCATATTCGAAGGTGTTCTCATTTCAACCAAAACTCATGAGCGGACCGAACATCGGGTGCCTGACCGTTAGTGGTGGTCACGGAGTCATTGCCACCGATGAGGCTGACTTCTATGGTCTCAAATTCCCCAAGTTCAACGAGGAGGATCAAGAGGCTATGCGATCGGTCATGAGCCCTGCATATCAGGCAATAGCGTCATTCAGAAACCCGTGCGATCTCACCGGAAGCGCATCAGATGTTGATTATGAGCAGGTCCTTGACAAGATGCTTCAAGTAGAATATATTGATGCAGCCCTGCTCTTGCTTCTACCGTACGCGCCCGGCATCTCATTACAGATCGGAGCCCGTGTGGCGAACGTTGCAAAACAACACGAGAAGACAGTAGTAGCATATGTCCCGGATTTGGAGAAGTACGAAGTGATCATCAGAGGTTTCGAACTGAATGGTATCCCTGTGGGAGATACTATCGAGGAGGCCGTCCAGATGCTTAATGGTATCTGGAAGAGATCGCAGTATCTCATGAGAAAGGGACTGTTAAAACGGAGATAA
- a CDS encoding tetratricopeptide repeat protein, giving the protein MTNHTSRSGIKQILSQAASLISKARYDEARKTLERGASLYPRNKSVWEQMVAVSLALKKPKDAISALEHIIQIDPKSERAWTDKAYLHLLLNESDEGIEALQKSLKLEPRNQRKWLLLANAYMILESFEEAIAALERAILLNPNSAPAWYNYAICHFFIGEYQEALAAAELSFSIDPELEFLAEDWISIIKSGTLSIEDFDIEIAS; this is encoded by the coding sequence ATGACCAACCACACCTCGCGCAGTGGTATCAAACAGATACTATCACAAGCAGCCTCACTGATCTCAAAGGCCAGATATGATGAGGCACGCAAGACGCTTGAGAGAGGTGCATCGCTCTATCCTCGAAACAAGAGTGTCTGGGAACAGATGGTCGCTGTGAGCCTAGCGCTGAAGAAACCAAAGGATGCAATATCCGCCCTAGAACACATCATCCAGATAGATCCCAAGTCAGAGCGTGCTTGGACTGACAAGGCATACCTACACCTGCTGCTGAACGAGAGCGATGAGGGAATTGAGGCACTGCAAAAGAGTCTGAAACTCGAACCACGAAATCAGCGTAAGTGGTTGCTCCTTGCAAATGCGTACATGATATTGGAGAGTTTTGAAGAGGCGATTGCTGCACTTGAACGGGCTATCCTTCTCAACCCCAACTCTGCACCAGCATGGTATAACTATGCGATCTGCCATTTCTTCATAGGCGAGTATCAAGAAGCACTCGCAGCCGCGGAACTCTCCTTCTCGATTGACCCGGAGCTTGAGTTTCTTGCCGAGGACTGGATCAGCATCATCAAGTCAGGGACCCTCTCCATCGAAGATTTTGATATTGAGATAGCCTCATAG
- a CDS encoding RidA family protein, with amino-acid sequence MKREVVATDKAPKAIGPYSQGVVAGDFVFCSGQLPADPETGKLLTGSITEQTHQALKNISEVLKAAGTSMSKVVKVTVFLRDMNDFGEMNEEYAKWFPENPPARAAVQVARLPKDVGVEIEAIAIK; translated from the coding sequence ATGAAGCGAGAAGTAGTTGCAACAGACAAAGCTCCAAAGGCAATAGGCCCTTATTCGCAGGGAGTCGTCGCAGGAGATTTTGTCTTCTGTTCGGGCCAACTCCCAGCGGACCCTGAAACCGGTAAATTACTCACCGGCTCGATCACCGAGCAGACGCATCAAGCCCTCAAGAACATCAGTGAAGTGCTCAAGGCAGCAGGGACCTCCATGAGCAAGGTCGTCAAGGTCACTGTGTTCCTGCGTGACATGAACGATTTTGGAGAGATGAACGAGGAATATGCAAAGTGGTTCCCCGAGAACCCTCCGGCGCGGGCTGCGGTACAAGTTGCCAGATTGCCCAAAGACGTAGGTGTCGAAATCGAGGCAATTGCCATAAAATAG
- a CDS encoding enoyl-CoA hydratase/isomerase family protein, whose protein sequence is MTGEILADQKDGIAIVTINRPEKLNAVTYDMLRTFEEKTSRLLNDPEVFIVIFTGAGERAFSAGFDIDTVKGLKKDEYRDFFKLLEKTVATIRDARNCITIAAINGYAMGFGAIIASACDFRFVTDNAAFKLPEIDLSIFPGMGAASGLLRLVPVSIAKDILLTGRTVPAGEAKEIGLADKIFTQADLMKETLAFADTLAKKDRKLLIRTKNLLDTMAGRELADAADVESMFTDEWIREFEES, encoded by the coding sequence ATGACTGGTGAGATCCTTGCTGATCAGAAAGACGGTATTGCCATAGTGACGATCAACCGTCCGGAAAAGCTCAATGCTGTCACCTATGACATGCTTCGAACATTTGAGGAAAAGACATCACGATTACTAAATGATCCAGAGGTCTTCATCGTCATTTTCACAGGAGCGGGAGAGAGAGCCTTCAGTGCAGGATTCGATATCGACACGGTCAAGGGTCTCAAAAAGGACGAGTACCGTGACTTCTTCAAACTCTTGGAAAAGACCGTCGCAACGATCAGGGATGCACGCAACTGTATCACAATCGCCGCGATCAATGGCTACGCAATGGGCTTCGGTGCAATCATAGCCTCCGCATGTGACTTCCGTTTCGTCACGGATAATGCCGCCTTCAAGCTTCCGGAGATTGACCTCTCCATCTTTCCGGGGATGGGCGCAGCATCAGGACTCTTGCGACTGGTACCGGTCTCAATTGCAAAGGATATCCTTCTCACAGGACGGACCGTTCCTGCGGGCGAGGCAAAAGAGATAGGACTTGCAGACAAGATATTCACACAGGCCGATCTAATGAAGGAGACCTTGGCATTTGCAGATACACTCGCCAAGAAGGACAGAAAGCTTCTCATCCGGACTAAGAACCTACTTGATACGATGGCTGGCCGAGAACTCGCAGACGCTGCTGATGTCGAGTCGATGTTCACGGACGAGTGGATACGCGAATTTGAAGAATCGTGA
- a CDS encoding NAD-dependent deacylase, whose protein sequence is MNDDEIKRAAEIIRHAEHLIALTGAGVSRESNIPTFRGKDGLWRNYDPMDLATPSAFARDSQLVWEWYEWRQGLIASCEPNPAHYMLAAWERKGLLKTVITQNVDGLHRRAGSEHVLEVHGNIWAVKCVNCSYHALLDRPAVGVPRCPECGDLLRPDVVWFGESLDPDVISKVYAELDRADVCLIIGTSAVVQPAASFPLVVKNHGGTLIEINVEPTPLTTVSEISLQGKAGHLLPLIDTQLDS, encoded by the coding sequence ATGAACGACGACGAGATCAAAAGGGCGGCTGAGATCATTCGCCATGCAGAACATCTTATTGCATTGACCGGTGCAGGGGTGTCTCGTGAGTCCAACATCCCCACGTTCCGAGGAAAGGACGGGCTCTGGCGCAATTATGATCCAATGGACCTTGCCACTCCGTCCGCCTTCGCACGTGATTCGCAACTTGTCTGGGAATGGTACGAGTGGCGACAGGGTCTCATTGCCTCCTGCGAGCCTAACCCCGCGCACTATATGCTTGCTGCGTGGGAACGCAAGGGCCTGCTGAAGACGGTGATCACTCAGAACGTCGATGGTCTTCATAGGCGTGCTGGCTCTGAGCATGTGTTGGAAGTCCATGGAAATATCTGGGCTGTGAAGTGTGTGAACTGTTCCTATCACGCGTTGCTTGATCGCCCCGCCGTGGGAGTCCCCCGATGTCCGGAGTGCGGCGATCTGCTTCGGCCGGATGTCGTCTGGTTCGGCGAGAGTCTGGACCCGGATGTGATCTCTAAAGTCTATGCGGAATTGGACCGTGCTGATGTGTGCCTGATCATCGGCACTTCGGCTGTGGTTCAACCCGCCGCTTCATTCCCGCTTGTCGTGAAAAATCATGGCGGTACTCTCATCGAGATTAATGTTGAACCCACTCCGCTCACTACGGTCTCGGAGATCTCTCTTCAGGGGAAGGCTGGTCATCTTCTTCCTCTGATCGATACTCAGCTAGACTCCTAA
- a CDS encoding GH3 auxin-responsive promoter family protein: MRRLLQYIFSHMAQRAVDKAIKELRDPATTDEFLLSVLRENQDSMFGKKHGFAEISTVDEFRERVPLFTHADMAPYLQACLADPTACTLTHDHIFWFALTSGTSGNPKRLPLTRRGLYASQRVMGLPIMGYVHYTSDTSPVGPLLLIGSLPRVTEVQGVPVGWLSGVSRVIAGGFMRRNMHPPFELFEIRDSQERMWRFMLHAVAIKRLGSMGGLPLSELMFLREVRRSTDRLIAHFEGTDTARQLRDARDDQGLLDIAQLWPNLRILMGAGLSMRPYLQYMHQTFPTVTYLETYSGSEGTFAAQIDPDDTMYLASHVNYFEFIPLEKRHLPSPPVLSLSQVRAGERYEVVLTNLFGWTRLRLGDIVTVTATNPVRITNVSRITTTTTVAGAQLTNIQVEDAVTEMTERSHVPLVDFTLVAANSQRQYVLIMLVDDPSHVDLSEVAVLLDLALSKQSVSYHDARESEALRPPAVMLTARSMFLDRTHDSIFQVKPIVLTDDEGFLRKYSSGVVAGA; this comes from the coding sequence GTGAGAAGGCTTCTTCAGTATATCTTTTCACACATGGCGCAACGCGCCGTGGATAAGGCAATCAAAGAATTGCGTGACCCTGCGACCACAGACGAGTTCTTGCTCTCGGTCCTTCGAGAGAACCAAGACTCGATGTTTGGAAAGAAACATGGTTTTGCAGAAATCTCTACCGTAGACGAGTTCAGAGAGCGAGTTCCCCTCTTCACTCACGCGGATATGGCCCCTTATCTCCAAGCGTGTCTTGCAGATCCCACGGCCTGCACCCTGACGCATGACCACATATTTTGGTTTGCGCTCACGTCGGGGACGTCAGGCAATCCAAAGCGGCTCCCCCTCACCCGACGAGGCCTCTATGCATCACAGCGGGTCATGGGTCTGCCGATCATGGGGTATGTCCACTATACAAGCGATACCTCTCCTGTAGGACCGCTCCTTCTCATTGGTTCTCTGCCGCGTGTCACAGAGGTGCAGGGGGTACCTGTGGGTTGGCTTTCAGGGGTGTCCCGTGTGATTGCGGGGGGTTTTATGCGTCGCAATATGCATCCCCCTTTCGAACTATTCGAGATACGTGATTCACAAGAGCGGATGTGGAGGTTTATGCTTCATGCTGTTGCCATCAAAAGGTTGGGAAGCATGGGAGGGCTCCCCCTATCCGAGCTCATGTTCCTTCGAGAAGTGCGAAGATCTACTGACAGGCTTATTGCTCATTTCGAGGGAACTGATACTGCTCGCCAGTTGCGGGACGCTCGTGACGATCAAGGCCTGCTGGACATCGCACAGCTCTGGCCCAATCTCCGCATTCTCATGGGTGCGGGACTCTCCATGCGCCCCTATCTCCAGTACATGCATCAGACGTTTCCAACAGTGACCTATCTGGAGACCTATAGCGGTAGTGAAGGGACCTTTGCAGCACAGATCGATCCTGATGACACGATGTATCTCGCCTCACATGTCAACTACTTTGAGTTCATCCCCTTAGAGAAACGTCATCTTCCCTCTCCGCCCGTCCTCTCATTATCCCAGGTGCGTGCGGGTGAGCGTTACGAGGTGGTCCTCACAAACCTCTTCGGATGGACACGTCTGCGACTTGGCGATATTGTCACTGTGACCGCGACCAATCCCGTACGTATCACAAATGTGAGTCGGATCACCACTACTACAACTGTGGCAGGGGCGCAGCTCACAAATATACAGGTGGAGGACGCGGTCACGGAGATGACCGAGAGATCACATGTGCCTCTTGTGGACTTTACGTTGGTTGCAGCAAACTCGCAGCGACAATATGTCTTGATCATGCTTGTGGACGACCCGTCACATGTGGACTTGTCCGAGGTCGCTGTACTGTTGGATCTGGCCCTCTCTAAACAGTCCGTCTCATACCACGACGCCCGAGAGAGCGAGGCATTGCGTCCTCCGGCAGTGATGCTCACTGCGCGATCGATGTTCCTTGATCGCACGCATGATTCTATCTTTCAGGTCAAACCAATCGTCTTAACGGATGATGAGGGTTTTCTGCGGAAGTATAGTTCAGGGGTGGTCGCAGGCGCATGA